A window of Solanum stenotomum isolate F172 chromosome 3, ASM1918654v1, whole genome shotgun sequence contains these coding sequences:
- the LOC125860797 gene encoding serine protease inhibitor 5-like has product MTNYLFLLSLFLLPFIAFSSTFTSQNPIDLPIATNKLVLDTDGNALDPRASYHIVSIGRGAAGGDVYLGPSPNSSAPCPDGVFRYNSDVGRPIGTPVRFIDFSTGSGIFENQDVNVQFDIATSRLCVIYANWKVGDYDVSLGARLLETGGTLRQEDSSWFKIVKVSESSYNLLYCPGPFVCPSCPVDECQAVGWVMQDGKRRLCLVKDQPFGVNFKKV; this is encoded by the coding sequence ATGACAAACTATTTATTCCTCTTATCTCTATTTTTACTTCCCTTTATTGCCTTTTCATCAACTTTCACTTCCCAAAATCCCATCGACTTACCTATTGCTACCAATAAATTAGTACTAGACACCGACGGTAACGCACTCGATCCTCGTGCAAGTTACCACATCGTTTCGATTGGTCGTGGTGCCGCGGGTGGTGACGTGTACCTAGGTCCCTCCCCAAATTCATCTGCACCGTGTCCTGACGGTGTGTTCCGTTACAACTCTGATGTAGGACGACCAATCGGTACACCCGTTAGGTTCATTGATTTTAGTACCGGATCAGGTATTTTCGAAAACCAAGACGTTAACGTTCAATTCGATATTGCAACGTCAAGACTATGTGTTATTTATGCGAATTGGAAAGTGGGAGACTACGATGTATCGCTCGGAGCGCGATTATTGGAGACGGGAGGAACTTTACGACAAGAAGATAGTAGTTGGTTTAAAATTGTGAAAGTATCAGAATCGAGTTACAATTTGTTGTATTGTCCTGGTCCTTTTGTTTGTCCATCTTGCCCTGTTGATGAGTGTCAAGCAGTTGGTTGGGTTATGCAAGATGGAAAGAGACGTTTGTGTCTTGTGAAAGATCAGCCTTTTGGTGTCAACTTTAAGAAAGTCTAG
- the LOC125859538 gene encoding uncharacterized protein LOC125859538, with protein sequence MADWGPVLIAVVLFVLLSPGLLFQLPSRGKVVEFGGMQTSGAAILVHAVIYFGLITILLIAVGVHVYAG encoded by the coding sequence ATGGCGGATTGGGGACCGGTGTTGATAGCGGTGGTGCTGTTCGTACTGTTATCGCCGGGGCTGTTGTTCCAGTTACCTAGCCGTGGAAAAGTGGTGGAGTTCGGCGGGATGCAAACGAGCGGCGCTGCTATTTTGGTACATGCCGTCATTTACTTTGGTCTCATCACTATCTTACTTATTGCCGTTGGCGTCCATGTTTATGCCGGTTAA
- the LOC125859621 gene encoding agamous-like MADS-box protein AGL11 isoform X2, translating to MGRGKVELKRIENQTNRQVTFSKRRNGLLKKAYELSILCDAEVALLLFSPSGKAYNFASHDIERTILRYKNEVGLSQNSDQGLRAMEVWRTKIDDMTRTIDELEARNKHLAGEELSSLGMKELKQLERQLRIGVERIRSKKHKILHEENIHLQKQVRLSEIEGSSRILDSDASELLSKGRRIIYDL from the exons ATGGGGAGAGGGAAAGTGGAATTGAAGAGAATAGAGAATCAAACAAACAGGCAAGTTACCTTTTCCAAGAGAAGAAATGGTTTACTTAAAAAAGCTTATGAACTCTCTATTCTATGTGATGCTGAAGTTgcccttcttcttttctctccttCCGGCAAAGCTTACAATTTCGCGAGTCATGA CATCGAAAGGACTATTTTAAGGTACAAGAATGAAGTTGGATTGTCCCAAAATAGCGACCAAGGCCTCAGAGCTATGGAg GTTTGGAGAACAAAGATTGATGACATGACAAGAACAATAGATGAACTTGAAGCCAGAAATAA GCATTTGGCTGGAGAGGAGTTATCAAGTCTTGGCATGAAAGAATTGAAGCAATTGGAGCGTCAACTCAGAATTGGGGTTGAACGCATTCGATCTAAAAAG CATAAAATCCTTCATGAGGAGAACATCCATCTTCAAAAGCAA GTAAGGTTGTCTGAAATAGAAGGGAGTTCAAGGATTCTTGATTCAGATGCAAGTGAGTTACTTTCTAag GGACGAAgaataatatatgatttataG
- the LOC125859621 gene encoding MADS-box transcription factor 6-like isoform X1, translating to MGRGKVELKRIENQTNRQVTFSKRRNGLLKKAYELSILCDAEVALLLFSPSGKAYNFASHDIERTILRYKNEVGLSQNSDQGLRAMEVWRTKIDDMTRTIDELEARNKHLAGEELSSLGMKELKQLERQLRIGVERIRSKKRRIISEHIHGLKRRHKILHEENIHLQKQVRLSEIEGSSRILDSDASELLSKGRRIIYDL from the exons ATGGGGAGAGGGAAAGTGGAATTGAAGAGAATAGAGAATCAAACAAACAGGCAAGTTACCTTTTCCAAGAGAAGAAATGGTTTACTTAAAAAAGCTTATGAACTCTCTATTCTATGTGATGCTGAAGTTgcccttcttcttttctctccttCCGGCAAAGCTTACAATTTCGCGAGTCATGA CATCGAAAGGACTATTTTAAGGTACAAGAATGAAGTTGGATTGTCCCAAAATAGCGACCAAGGCCTCAGAGCTATGGAg GTTTGGAGAACAAAGATTGATGACATGACAAGAACAATAGATGAACTTGAAGCCAGAAATAA GCATTTGGCTGGAGAGGAGTTATCAAGTCTTGGCATGAAAGAATTGAAGCAATTGGAGCGTCAACTCAGAATTGGGGTTGAACGCATTCGATCTAAAAAG AGACGTATCATTTCCGAACATATTCACGGGCTTAAGAGAAGG CATAAAATCCTTCATGAGGAGAACATCCATCTTCAAAAGCAA GTAAGGTTGTCTGAAATAGAAGGGAGTTCAAGGATTCTTGATTCAGATGCAAGTGAGTTACTTTCTAag GGACGAAgaataatatatgatttataG
- the LOC125859568 gene encoding gamma carbonic anhydrase-like 2, mitochondrial yields MATLGRLSRRVIATTLSGHLRHHQSHNLIRRTLATEAQAAINESPDRVKWDYRGQRRIIPLGQWAPKIAVDAYVAPNVVLAGQVTVCDGASVWNGAVLRGDLNKITVGFCSSIQEKCVVHAAWSSPTGLPAETVVDRYVTVGAYCLLRSCTIEPECIIGQHSILMEGSLVETNSILEAGSVLPPGRRIPTGELWAGNPARFVRTLTHEEIKEIPKLSTAINDLANAHHSEFLPYSTVYLEVEKLKKSFGISI; encoded by the exons ATGGCGACACTAGGTAGATTATCGAGAAGAGTAATAGCAACAACTCTCTCCGGTCACCTCCGCCACCACCAGAGTCACAATCTCATCCGCCGCACGCTGGCGACGGAAGCTCAGGCGGCAATAAATGAATCGCCGGATCGAGTGAAGTGGGACTATAGAGGGCAGAGGAGGATCATTCCACTAGGTCAGTGGGCACCGAAAATCGCCGTCGATGCCTACGTGGCGCCGAATGTTGTCCTTGCTGGTCAGGTGACTGTCTGTGACGGCGCTTCTGTATGGAACGGAGCCGTCCTAAGAGGAGATCTAAATAAGATTACAGTAGGGTTCTGCTCTAGCATTCAGGAAAAATGTGTGGTTCACGCTGCTTGGTCTTCTCCTACAG GACTGCCAGCAGAAACAGTAGTAGACAGGTACGTTACAGTTGGTGCATACTGTCTGTTGCGATCCTGCACAATTGAGCCAGAATGCATTATTGGCCAGCACTCAATCCTTATGGAAGGTTCATTGGTGGAGACTAACTCTATCCTTGAGGCTGGGTCTGTGCTCCCACCTGGGAGGAGGATTCCAACTGGTGAACTCTGGGCTGGGAATCCCGCAAGATTTGTCAGGACCTTGACCCATGAAGAGATAAAAGAGATACCTAAGCTTTCTACTGCAATAAATGATTTGGCCAATGCTCACCACTCAGAATTTCTGCCTTACTCCACCGTATATTTGGAAGTTGAGAAGCTTAAGAAGTCATTTGGTATTTCGATttag